TCCGTAGAGCGCAGCCGATTCGAAGCCGATGAACGACAGCAAGGCGAACATGAGACCGATCGCGAAGTTGCCGTTGTTGAGCATCGCACTTGGGGTGAGCACCTCCAGTGGGAATGCGGCCGCGCCCTTGTGCACAACAATCGATACATCCAGGATCACGATGACAATGACCTCGACGATCATAAGGACCACCAGCACGCGCGCCGCGAGATCGATCTCCCGATAGCCCAAGAACCCGACCACGAGCACCGCGAGGACAGACAGCACGGCCCAGTTGATGTGCCAGCCGAAACTGGCTTCCAACGTCACACTGCCGAAGTAGCCGATTCCAGCGACACATGTCAACGCCACAGCGATGTACGCGACGATCGCGACGAACGACGCCGCGACCGCCGGTGGCTTGCCCAGTCCTCGGGCTATGTAGTGATAGAACCCGCCTGCGCTGCTCATACGACTGCTCATCGCAGTGAATCCAACTGAGAAGATGAGGAGTACAACTCCCGCGATCAAGTACGCCATCGGAGTGGACGCACCGCTGCCGATCGCGAAGCTCAGCGGCATGATGCCTGCGATACACGAGATCGGCGCGGCGGCGGCGGCCACCATCACCGTGATCTTCGTCGTCGTGAGTCCGCCTTTGAGCGTGTTGGCGTCCGCGTCCTGTTCAGGACTGTCGCCGACCGTCTTCTCTACTGTCAATGCACCCACCTACTTCTGTCCAGGTCACCGGGCCGGGAGAGTCCCGGTGGGCCACATCACTGTGAACCACAGCATCATCCTGGTCCTGGAGTGCCATAGGCGACACTCCGAATCCGTGAAACACGGTTCACCGTTGCGCACTATCCGCAACTCCGAACACACGAATCGACCCCCGGCGGGTGCCAGGGGCCGACGTATCAGTGACTGCCTTGCTGCTAGCCGGTCTTCGCGGTCCGGTTCTTGCGACGCGCGGCGAGCTCGTCTTCCGGCGATTCCTCGCTGAAGCCGCCGTCGGCCCGCTCGGCCGGGAAGTCGGAGATGGTGCCCGTCAGCTCACGCATGGCGCCGGAGACGGCGATACCAAACACGCCCTGACCGCCCTGGAGGAGGTCGACGACCTCTTCGGCCGACGTGCACTCGTAGACGGTGGTGCCGTCGGAGAAGAGGGTGATCCTGGCCAGATCCTCGACGCCTCGCTGGCGGAGGTGATCAACGGCCACGCGGATGTTCTGCAGTGAGATTCCGGTGTCGAGAAGTCGCTTCACGATCTTCAGGACCAGGATGTCCTTGAAGGAGTACAGGCGCTGGGTGCCCGAGCCGCCCGCACCGCGAATGGACGGGACGACGAGTTGCGTGCGCGCCCAGTAGTCGAGCTGGCGGTAGGTGATGCCGGCGATCTGGCATGCGGTCGGAACGCGGTAACCGACGAGTTCGTCGGGAACGACGTCGTTGGGGAACAGACCTGGCGCGATGTCGTCGAGACCACCCTGCACAGGCTCGGTGACGGCATCGGACCGACGATCGGACGGCATATCGCCCACGGTGACTCCCTCGTGAACAGGACTGCGAACGCGAGCCCCTCTGACAAGGGTACTCCCGCAGGCAGTCTGCGTGAATCCCGAAGCGAACTGCTTCGGTGCTGGGAATGAAATTAGGGGGCTTCGCGGCCGCAATCAACGCAACACACCGTAAACCTCAACTTTAGGTTCAGCTGTGACTATTCCGTTACCAATGAGGCTGATGTTACTCGTGTGACTGGAGAGGCGACTGGATCGACTCGCGGCGACGCCTAGGAGTCGGATTCGGGTCCGAGAAAGTCCTCCGGCGACACCTGATCGAGGAACTCACGGAACGCTTCAACAGCTTCGTCACTCGAATCCGACTCTTCCGCGGCAGCGGCCGAATCGTCTTCATCGGGGATCAACAGGCCTGCATCGTCGAGGACGTCGTCGGAGGCGACGATCGGCGCTTGAACCCGCATGGCGACCGCGATCGCGTCCGACGGTCGCGCCTGCACCACGACGTCGCCGTCGAAGACCATCTCCGCATAGAAGGTGCCTTCTTGCATGTCGACGATCCGGACCTGGACCAGCTCACGACCCAACGACTCCACGAGCGAGACGATCAGGTCGTGCGTGAGCGGGCGCGGGGGTTCGACGCCGCGTTGCTCCAACGCGATCGACGCCGCTTCGCTCTGCCCGATCCAGATCGGCAGGTACCGCGGGCCGGTCACCTCACGCAGCAGGAGAACCGGCTGGTTCTGAGGGGGCTCCACTCGGATCCCCACGATGCGCATCTCGCCCATGTCTCGGGCCTCCTCACAGTGACGTGTCAGTCGAGTGCGGTGCGGACCGCGGCCTTGACGAGCTGGGTGTGGAGCGTGACGGACAGCGCCGCCATCTCCCGAACCAGCTCTTCGGCACGGTCGCGGGCACCGGTTCCCTTGCCCTTCGCGATGGGGCCGGCGATCTGCGCGACCAGCCCGGCCTCGCGGTCCGCGCTCACCTTGAACGCGCGGAGATGACGCGTCTCCACGCCGAAGTTCGCGAGCGCCGCAGCTGCCTCGACGAGACGCACCGCGTCCTCGTCGAAGAATCCACCGGGGCCCGACGACAACAGGCCGTTGCGCATCAGTTCGGCGATGAACGCCGAGTCGACACCGGTCCGCTCGATGAGCGATTCCCGGTCCACACGTCCGCCGCGCGACGCGAAGTCGGTGGCGGGTGCGACGGCCGTTCGAGCCGAGGTCAGCAGGCGAGCGCCGCCTGCCGCCTCGGACGTCTGGCCGTCGATGGCGTCGAGCTGCTCCCGGATCACCTTGAGCGGCAGGTAGCGGTCACGCTGCGCCGTCAGGACGAACCGCAGGCGTTCGCAGTCCGCGTTGCTGAAGCGACGGTAGCCCGACGGGGCGCGCTCCGGGGTGACGAGCCCCTCCGCTTCCAGGAAGCGGATCTTCGAGATCGTGACGTCCGGGAAATCCTCACTGAGGATCGCCAGAACCGACCCGATCGACATCGCAGCATCGCCGCCGGCGTCCGAACGTGCAGCGGAAGCGCTCACGCTTCCCCTGCGCGGGGTCCAGCGAGGAACACCAGACGGAACTTGCCGATCTGGACCTCGTCGCCGTTGGCCAGGGTCGCGGTGTCGACCGGCTCGCGATTGACGTACGTGCCGTTGAGGCTGCCGACGTCGACGACCTGGAAGTCGTCTCCGTCACGACGGAACTCCGCGTGGCGACGGCTCACAGTGACGTCGTCCAAGAAGATGTCGCTGTCGGGGTGACGGCCCGACGACGTCGCCGCCTGGTCGAGCAGGAAGCGCGAGCCCGCGTTCGGGCCGCGCTTGACCACCAGCAGCGCGGTGCCGGGCGAGAGACGCTCCACACCGGTGTCGGCGGGCTCACCCGTCGTCGCGGGAGCATCGATCTCCTTGATGAACTCCTCGCGGAAGACCGAAGTCGTCTCCACAGGCGCCTCAAAACCGTTGTCGTTACCGGTCACCACATCTCCTTAACCACTGCGATCGCCTGGTCCGGGGTTCCCGAACTGTGCGACCGCTCGCCTATTCGTGTGCAACAGATCGCGTTTCGACGTTGAAACGGCTGCTAGCCGGCAGATCCGGATGGTCACATCCGAACTTACCGTTATTGTCCACTCACCACCCAGGGTCGGGCGGGAATGAACGAACACTGGTAATCATATCCGCCCCCACCGACTCGGTGAGAGTTCGTCGACGCTGACGTGACGGATCGTTAGCCAATCGTTCAGATTGCGGCCGCTCAGCTGCCGATGACTGCGGCGTAGCCGGCAGCGTCGAGCAGGTCGTCGAGGACGGCGTCGAGATCGACGTCGTCGCCGACGGTGATCTCCACCAGCCAGCCGTCGTCGTAGGGCGACGAGTTGACCAGTTCCGGTGCCCCGTCGAGGGCGTCGTTCGCCGCCGAGACGGTTCCGTCGATCGGACCGTAGATGTCGGAGACGCTCTTGGTCGACTCGACCTCGGCGAACGATTCGCCGGTCTCGACTGCGCTGTCGGTGTCGGGGAGCTGGACGAACACGACGTCGCCGAGCGCGTCCTGCGCGAAGTCGGTGATACCGATGCGGACGGTCTTGTCGCCCACCTTCGAGATCCACTCGTGCTCGGCGGTGTACTTCAGATTCTCGGGGATCTTCGTGTCGCTCACGACAACTGCCTCTCTGGTTCGGACGGACTACGACGCCAGGAGCACTTCCCCCGACGTGACGGAACAGAACTCTATCGTCTGCGTTGCCGTCGATATGGCGGAGGGCGCAGATTCAGGCCCGAACCGACGGCATCGTACGGACGACGTCGATCGTCTGAATCCAGTACAGGACGAGAGTCCACACGTACAGACCAACACCCCACAGCAGGAAAGCCCACCCGAACGGGTACGTGATCGTCCCGACGAGTCCGTCGATCTGACCTGCCAACAGCCACGGAAACGAACTCATCAGCGCGAACGTCGCCGCCTTCCCCACGTAGAGAGTCGGAAGGGCACGGACGCCGCGAGACGCAAGCAACGGCGCCGTCGCGAACAACAGCACGTCTCGTCCGACGATCACCGCGATAAGCCACCACGGCACGAACTCACGTAGACCGAAACAGATCGGGATGACGATGACGTACAGGCGGTCGGCCGCCGGGTCGAGCAGCGCGCCGAGTTTGGACGACTGCCCGAGCCAACGCGCGAGCTTGCCGTCGAGCCAGTCGGTGAGACCGGACACGAACAGCACCACAAACGCCCAGCCCGCCGACTCCTCCACCATGAGGAGCCAGATGAACACCGGGATCAACGCCAGACGCAGCACACTCAGCGCGTTCGGCACCGTCCAGATCGCGTCGCTCTTTTCCGGCGCGACCCGCGGCGACGGCTCCTCGGTCACCGGAAGATGCCCACGATCCCCTGGACGGCCTGTGCGCCCGCGGATGCGAAATGATTCTCGTGGACCAGGTAGGTCCAGGTCATCGTCGAGCGGTGCATGTCGGCGTCGTCGAAGTCGATGCCGTCTGCGGTGATCGTCGCGGTCGTGAAGGTCTCGCGCGCCGCCTCCATCGCCTCATCGACGAGTTTGGTGAACTCGGCGAAGATCAGCTTGTGGAACTCCTCCAGCGGACTCTGCTGACCGAGAGCGCGGAGATGGATGCTGGCCTGCACATCGGCCACGTACGCCAGATGATCGGCCCACGCGCGGTCGAGGTGGAACAGCACGATCTGCCGTGCCACGTCTTCGAGGACGTCGTCACCGATCGTCTTCGACAGTTCCCCGTAACGCTCGGCCTCGAGTTCCTTCAGGTCGGTGAGCGCCTGGTCGGTCTTGAGGATCGACATGCGTCGACGCACGATCGAATTGCGCTGCTCGTTGACCTGCGCGTTGAAGTTCCACGTGTTCGCGTGCAGCTGCAGCATCGCGCCTTCGGCGATCCGCTGCGCCTGCTGGACGATCTCCACACCGCGAGGTCCCATCGAGCCGTCGCTGTCGATCGGCTGCGACTCGCGAAGATGCGTGTGGTTCTTGGTGACGAGCGGGTCCTCTAGGCTCGAGAAGAAGACCGACCGGCCCGGGTCGCCCTGGCGGCCTGCACGTCCGCGAAGCTGATTGTCCAGGCGCTCGGTGTCGTACCGACCGGTTCCGACCACACACAGGCCGCCGAGCTCCACGACCTCGTCGCGCGCCTCGTCGTCGCCGTCCGATCCGCCGAGTCGGATGTCGGTGCCGCGGCCCGCCATCTGCGTCGACACGGTTACCGCGCCCTTGCGGCCGGCCTCGGCGATGATCGCGGCCTCTTCGGGATCGTTCTTGGCGTTCAGCACCACCGACGTGACACCTGCGCGTTCCAAGAAGTACGCGAGCTCTTCGGACTGCGCGACATCGTGCGTACCGATCAGGACCGGCTGTCCCGTCTCGTGGACGGTATGCACATAGTCGACGACGGCCTCCATCTTGTTGGCCTTGTTGTCGTAGACGCGGTCCGGCTCGTCCTCACGAATGTTCGGCATGTTCGACGGGATCTGAGATACGCCGAGATTGTAGAACTGTCGAAGCTGTTCACCCGCCGCGATGGCCGTTCCGGTCATGCCCGCCACGCGTGGGTAGCGGCTCATCAACGCCTGAACGGTGATCGTGTCGATCACCTCGCCCGCCGCGGTGGGCTTGAGGCCCTCCTT
This genomic window from Gordonia sp. PDNC005 contains:
- the secA2 gene encoding accessory Sec system translocase SecA2; translated protein: MGKFSNAMWRLLGAQASRNQSQSISLIEQSHEHESWAQELKDDEFAREAAELEIETVDGRVKFLALIREGGSRAVSMTPFDVQLQGALRMLDGDVVEMATGEGKTLAGAIAAIGYALEGKHVHVVSVNDYLAGRDAEWMRPLYDLFGVTVGAISEHSTRDERRAAYESDVTYASVNEIGFDVLRDQLALHEDELVAPVPEVVLVDEADSVLVDEALVPLILAGSTEAETPNSAIHEVVSHLKSKHYDVDTDGRNVSLTEEGARFVEDTLGGIDLYGDDHVGTTLVHVNVALYAYYLLERDVHYIVRDGGVHLINASRGRVARLQRWPDGVQAAVEYKEGLKPTAAGEVIDTITVQALMSRYPRVAGMTGTAIAAGEQLRQFYNLGVSQIPSNMPNIREDEPDRVYDNKANKMEAVVDYVHTVHETGQPVLIGTHDVAQSEELAYFLERAGVTSVVLNAKNDPEEAAIIAEAGRKGAVTVSTQMAGRGTDIRLGGSDGDDEARDEVVELGGLCVVGTGRYDTERLDNQLRGRAGRQGDPGRSVFFSSLEDPLVTKNHTHLRESQPIDSDGSMGPRGVEIVQQAQRIAEGAMLQLHANTWNFNAQVNEQRNSIVRRRMSILKTDQALTDLKELEAERYGELSKTIGDDVLEDVARQIVLFHLDRAWADHLAYVADVQASIHLRALGQQSPLEEFHKLIFAEFTKLVDEAMEAARETFTTATITADGIDFDDADMHRSTMTWTYLVHENHFASAGAQAVQGIVGIFR
- the gcvH gene encoding glycine cleavage system protein GcvH produces the protein MSDTKIPENLKYTAEHEWISKVGDKTVRIGITDFAQDALGDVVFVQLPDTDSAVETGESFAEVESTKSVSDIYGPIDGTVSAANDALDGAPELVNSSPYDDGWLVEITVGDDVDLDAVLDDLLDAAGYAAVIGS
- a CDS encoding MerR family transcriptional regulator → MSIGSVLAILSEDFPDVTISKIRFLEAEGLVTPERAPSGYRRFSNADCERLRFVLTAQRDRYLPLKVIREQLDAIDGQTSEAAGGARLLTSARTAVAPATDFASRGGRVDRESLIERTGVDSAFIAELMRNGLLSSGPGGFFDEDAVRLVEAAAALANFGVETRHLRAFKVSADREAGLVAQIAGPIAKGKGTGARDRAEELVREMAALSVTLHTQLVKAAVRTALD
- the garA gene encoding glycogen accumulation regulator GarA, whose amino-acid sequence is MVTGNDNGFEAPVETTSVFREEFIKEIDAPATTGEPADTGVERLSPGTALLVVKRGPNAGSRFLLDQAATSSGRHPDSDIFLDDVTVSRRHAEFRRDGDDFQVVDVGSLNGTYVNREPVDTATLANGDEVQIGKFRLVFLAGPRAGEA
- a CDS encoding CDP-alcohol phosphatidyltransferase family protein — encoded protein: MTEEPSPRVAPEKSDAIWTVPNALSVLRLALIPVFIWLLMVEESAGWAFVVLFVSGLTDWLDGKLARWLGQSSKLGALLDPAADRLYVIVIPICFGLREFVPWWLIAVIVGRDVLLFATAPLLASRGVRALPTLYVGKAATFALMSSFPWLLAGQIDGLVGTITYPFGWAFLLWGVGLYVWTLVLYWIQTIDVVRTMPSVRA
- a CDS encoding bifunctional nuclease family protein, with the protein product MGEMRIVGIRVEPPQNQPVLLLREVTGPRYLPIWIGQSEAASIALEQRGVEPPRPLTHDLIVSLVESLGRELVQVRIVDMQEGTFYAEMVFDGDVVVQARPSDAIAVAMRVQAPIVASDDVLDDAGLLIPDEDDSAAAAEESDSSDEAVEAFREFLDQVSPEDFLGPESDS
- a CDS encoding MerR family transcriptional regulator, whose translation is MPSDRRSDAVTEPVQGGLDDIAPGLFPNDVVPDELVGYRVPTACQIAGITYRQLDYWARTQLVVPSIRGAGGSGTQRLYSFKDILVLKIVKRLLDTGISLQNIRVAVDHLRQRGVEDLARITLFSDGTTVYECTSAEEVVDLLQGGQGVFGIAVSGAMRELTGTISDFPAERADGGFSEESPEDELAARRKNRTAKTG